One part of the Magallana gigas chromosome 5, xbMagGiga1.1, whole genome shotgun sequence genome encodes these proteins:
- the LOC105326425 gene encoding uncharacterized protein, with protein MNAYAVLVTVIGLILLGAVVVIVCSYFCFRKWRNGKRLPPVLMVFRRSRSYDQEVPQTPSSIQMEPAYSFAAPTIVDEGVNPANESVFSYDKAFSPYVELPIDSENSQEDSGKSWTFRYLDPKRSKTWKSNWKERAARLIEATETYSKAFLKRNSGSLFVDSPENDFCPDMSSKTTQTAGTSERVVVDLPKDDSCLPQDSLNYPKDNSYIPKDSSYCPKENSYLSKENSYIYARVNK; from the exons ATGAACGCATATGCTG TTCTAGTCACTGTGATAGGACTCATCCTGCTGGGAGCTGTGGTTGTGATCGTCTGCTCATACTTCTGCTTCCGAAAATGGCG GAATGGTAAGAGACTACCTCCCGTGTTGATGGTCTTCCGTCGGTCACGATCGTACGACCAGGAGGTTCCCCAAACCCCCAGCAGCATCCAGATGGAGCCCGCGTACTCTTTTGCTGCGCCCACTATCGTCGATGAAGGTGTGAATCCGGCCAACGAGTCGGTGTTTTCCTACGATAAAGCCTTTAGTCCATACGTTGAACTACCGATAGACTCCGAGAACAGCCAAGAAGATTCGGGAAAATCCTGGACATTTCGGTACTTGGATCCAAAGCGGTCTAAGACATGGAAGAGTAACTGGAAAGAGCGGGCTGCAAGGTTGATCGAGGCCACTGAGACTTACTCTAAGGCCTTCCTGAAACGGAATTCTGGGTCTCTATTTGTAGACTCCCCAGAGAATGATTTTTGTCCAGATATGAGTTCCAAAACTACCCAGACAGCGGGCACTTCAGAGAGAGTAGTGGTGGATCTTCCCAAGGACGACAGCTGCCTTCCTCAGGATAGTCTTAATTATCCAAAGGATAACAGTTATATTCCAAAGGATAGCAGTTATTGtccaaaggaaaacagttatcTTTCAAAGGAGAACAGTTATATTTACGCGCGAGTAAACAAGTAA